In Solibacillus isronensis, the following are encoded in one genomic region:
- a CDS encoding alanine:cation symporter family protein → MLEIVNFLNKYVWSNALVFLFLAVGLIFTLRTRFVQVRRFKDMITLLFEKNNDNAGISSFKALAMSLGSRIGTGNIVGVAAAISLGGPGAVFWMWVMGFLGAATSFIEITLSQIFKSKIEGEYRGGTPFYIYKGLNLKW, encoded by the coding sequence ATGTTGGAAATCGTGAATTTTTTGAATAAGTATGTTTGGAGTAATGCGTTAGTATTTTTATTTTTGGCGGTCGGTCTCATTTTTACGTTGAGAACTCGATTTGTTCAAGTAAGACGCTTTAAAGATATGATCACATTGCTGTTTGAGAAAAATAATGATAATGCAGGAATTTCCTCTTTCAAGGCATTGGCGATGTCATTGGGCAGTCGTATCGGTACAGGTAATATTGTCGGTGTTGCAGCAGCCATCAGCCTTGGTGGTCCTGGTGCAGTTTTCTGGATGTGGGTTATGGGATTTTTAGGTGCAGCCACTTCATTTATTGAAATTACCCTTTCTCAAATTTTCAAAAGTAAAATCGAAGGTGAATACCGCGGCGGAACACCGTTTTATATTTACAAAGGCTTGAATTTAAAATGGTAA
- a CDS encoding 3'-5' exonuclease translates to MNIERLHIRILITCSIVGFAKREALAASYPTEAIDELEQHGYIARTRYGHYYNTKLAAQYLRKFITTYSPRLKVAEMVELLEHAPEYIVVDIETTGGSAARGDKIVEIAALKIRDGETVDLFHRFVNPEKLIKNSHIHGITNERVKGEQTISPVIHAFKDFLGDLPIVSHHIGFDWYSFLALEFFRNGIRPTNPAACTVMLARKYLDSPRNNLNVIAETYNIPLLNHHTADADAICANEILQLILKKATAQ, encoded by the coding sequence ATGAACATCGAACGGCTGCATATCCGCATCCTGATTACGTGCTCGATTGTGGGCTTTGCCAAACGTGAAGCATTGGCCGCAAGCTATCCGACAGAGGCAATTGATGAACTGGAACAGCACGGCTATATTGCCCGGACGCGCTATGGCCATTATTACAATACGAAGCTTGCCGCGCAGTATTTAAGAAAGTTTATTACAACGTATAGCCCGCGCTTGAAGGTTGCGGAAATGGTGGAACTGTTGGAGCATGCACCCGAATATATCGTCGTCGATATTGAAACGACGGGTGGCTCTGCTGCTAGAGGTGATAAAATCGTGGAAATAGCTGCGCTAAAAATACGTGACGGAGAAACGGTGGACCTTTTTCACCGCTTTGTGAATCCGGAAAAACTGATTAAAAATTCGCATATTCACGGGATTACTAATGAACGGGTGAAAGGTGAGCAAACGATCTCCCCTGTCATTCACGCCTTTAAAGATTTTTTAGGTGATTTGCCGATTGTCAGTCACCATATCGGGTTTGACTGGTACAGCTTCCTCGCACTCGAGTTTTTCCGAAATGGCATTCGTCCAACGAATCCGGCAGCCTGTACGGTAATGCTTGCGCGCAAATATTTGGACAGTCCGAGAAATAATTTAAATGTTATTGCCGAAACGTATAACATCCCGCTTCTTAACCATCATACAGCCGATGCGGATGCGATTTGTGCCAATGAAATACTGCAGCTTATTTTGAAAAAAGCGACTGCACAGTAG
- a CDS encoding alanine:cation symporter family protein yields MVTQSAMSTLISPTFGQYFMTISLFLFCFTTLITYFYKMDTNIAFIKEMLNIGKAGKIITHAARLGLLGMVIFGAVNSATLIWAITDLGVGLLGWVNVITIVLLSKTALTALKDYDTQKRLGLNPTFNPLVLGIKNADFWEDLEARSSIPNTVPSKGKTVVAKKVQERLQPVPNPFSK; encoded by the coding sequence ATGGTAACACAGTCGGCAATGAGTACACTGATCTCTCCGACATTCGGTCAGTACTTTATGACAATTTCATTATTCCTGTTCTGTTTTACTACGTTAATTACGTACTTCTACAAAATGGATACGAACATTGCCTTCATTAAAGAAATGCTGAATATCGGCAAAGCAGGCAAAATCATTACGCATGCTGCCCGCCTCGGACTTTTAGGCATGGTTATTTTCGGCGCAGTGAATTCGGCTACCCTTATTTGGGCGATTACTGATTTAGGAGTAGGTTTGCTCGGCTGGGTGAACGTCATTACGATCGTGCTGCTTTCGAAAACCGCTTTAACCGCACTGAAAGATTACGATACGCAAAAACGTTTGGGGCTTAACCCAACGTTCAATCCGTTAGTGTTAGGGATTAAAAACGCGGATTTCTGGGAAGACCTCGAAGCAAGATCTTCAATACCAAATACCGTTCCTTCAAAAGGAAAAACGGTCGTTGCGAAGAAAGTCCAAGAGCGTCTGCAACCAGTGCCGAATCCGTTTTCTAAATAA